Part of the Petrotoga olearia DSM 13574 genome, CGAGATAGATAGAAGGAATGTTTATAGAATCGACTAACGCTTCTTCTAAAGTGACCGTTCCTCTGTATGTTTTATCGAAGTTTTCTGGAGCCCAATCACCAAATTTCATAGGCTGATCTGGAAGTGTTGTATCTTTATCATAACCATTTTCCAAAGCTAAAAGATAATAAAACGGTTTAATAGCAGAACCAACTTGTTGTTGGGAATAAAAAACATCGTATTCCCCACCCCAAAAGCTTAATATTTCACCTGTTTTGTTGTTGATCACAATTGCAGAGGTCGATGAATTCACTGTAACAGAATCAAATAAATTCTTATTAAAGGTGGTTTTTATAGTATACCCACCACCTTTTAAACCTATATTTTCTTCTTCAGCTTTGATTCTATAAATTAGATTTAAATATCTTTCATCGTAGGTTTGAGGATAGAAAACCATTTTATCTATTTTTCCTGTAAGGATATCTTTTCCTTCTATTATGAAATTATTAGGCAACGAATTTAAAACTATCATCCCTTGATTTTTAGCCCTTTCTGGGTATTTATAGGGATTGTAAACTTCTGGTCCGTTTATTATCCCTATTAAAACAAGCATTTCTTCGTAACTTAAACTTTGTAAGTCTTTTCCGTAATATCTTTTTGCTGCAGCCCCAAATCCAGAAATATCGTTCCCTAAATAAACACTGTTGACATAAGCTTCCAAAATTTCTTCTTTAGTATAAGACCTCTCCAGAAAGAAAGAAAGCATAATATCCATTATTTTCCTCTTAATAGTTCTTTCATTTGTAAGGTAAACAGTTTTAGCAAGCTGTTGAGTTAGTGTACTCCCACCTTGAACTATAGAAAAGTTCTTTATATTTGTTAATGCGGCTCTCGTCATCGCTTTAATATTGATTCCATTATGTTCATAGAATTCTCTATCTTCCGTCCACAAAAGGAAGTAAATTAATTCTGGAGGTATTTCGTCTAACTTAACATACTTATATTTTGTAGATAGTATTTGTTCCCCATTATCGAATAGATACGTATTGTATCTAGGATCCACAAGAAAAATAGAAGTTGAATTGTTGTAATAATCGTATATATAGAAAAACAAAGCAAAAAAAATTGCCATTCCAGTAAAAAAACCTATAATGAAACTCTTTATAAAAAACACCTCCGCTTGTTTGCTGTATTGTGCAAACTATGTTTTTTTGCTGCTTTATGCAAAATAGTGTTTTATAATCCCTTAGAAACGATTTCCAGTTTCTCATTTGTGAAACAAATGATGTGTTCCTTTAGAAATGTTTTCCAAAATCTCTTTTGCTATGCAAACGATGTACCACGCAAATGATGTTACGCGAATTTGGGGAGTTTGAGGGGTTTACCCCTCAATGTCCGGGGTTACCCCTTAACGCCTGAGGATATCATACCATATTTTGATTTATATTTTTTGAAAATTTTAGTAATAAATTATATTATAAAAAATATTTCGCTTGTTTTTCCAAATAAAAAATGCTAAAATAATGGTGAAAGAAATTATAAGTTTTAAAATTTCTCATAAAAGCAAAAAATAGTAATTAAATTGATAGAAAACAAAAATGCTTATGTAATCCTTAAAAGTATAATAGTTTTTGTCAAAAATTTAATTGATTTAAGGAACCGCAATAAAAATAATTTTTATTCAATGTTTGTTAGGAGGTTGAATATTATGTCAGGACATAATAAATGGGCAAATATTAAACACAGAAAAGGCGCACAAGATGCAAAAAGATCTCAAATGTTTACAAAACTCATTAGAGAGCTTACAATAGCTGCTAGAGAAGGCGGAGGAGATCCAGAAGCTAATCCACGGTTAAGAACAGCTATAGAAAACGCTAAAGCAGCTAACATGCCTAAAGACAAGATCGAATCAGCTATAAAAAAAGGAACGGGTGAATTAGAGGGTGAAGAACTTACCGAAATTATGTACGAAGCGTACGGGCCAGGGGGAGTTGCTCTTCTAATTTCTGTTGTAACTGATAACAAGAACAGAACCGCTCAAGAAGTTCGCCATGTTCTGTCGAAATGGGGAGGGTCTTTGGCAGAATCAGGTTCTGTTTCGTGGAATTTTGAACGAAAAGGGCTGATAACGATCCCCAAAGAGGAAGTCGAAGATATCGACGAATTAATGTTACTCGCTGTTGAAGTCGGCGCAGAAGATTTGGATGAAACCACCGATCCTTTGGAAATCATCACCGCTCCAGAAAATCTAACTCAAGTTAGGAATGGTCTAAAAGAAGCTGGTTATACTGTTTCTGAAAAGCTAACCTTTTTACCTAAAACAACCGTTAAGCTATCTGACGAAGACGCCGAAAAATTATTAAAATTGTTAAATGCCTTAGACGACATGGATGACGTTCAAGAAGTATTTGGAAATTACGAGATTGAAGATGAAGTAATGGAGAGACTAGCTGCAAATATGTAAGAGCCCACAGGTGGGGACGTAAGTCCCCATTTTAAATTATTAGGGAAAGGAAAATAGAATATGAAAAAATTTCCCTTTTTATTTATATTAATTGTGTCAATAATCTCCACCTTGAGTTTCCCCTCTAGTCCGTCAAAGGTGCTTTTTCTAAGTGATTTTACTGGAACTTTGAAAAACGAATTTATTTTTGATTTAAAATTTGAAGATATATACGAAACTAATTTCAATTTTGACTTTGAATCTTCAGAAAACGAAGTTCGATTATCGAATGTTGATAATATAATTAATTATTTCAAATTCGATCAAGCGGGCTTCGAATTTTCGTATAGAAATCCAGGAAATAGAAACGATCCATATTTTTTAATAGGAAATTTTAATAGTTTTAGCATGGTTTTAGACGATTATTTTGTCCTAACATTCAGTGATCTAGAATTTGGTATTATCTTTCAAGAATCACTTTTTAATATGTCCTTTTGGACTAAGGCGACAGATCTTTCTCAATCAAAAGTTGGTTTGACTATAGCAACTTCAAACAAATTAGGCATATCTCTCGGATTTGAAGATATTATGAAATTTTATTTTCGAGCGGGAGATTTACTTTTTTCTTTAGATGATAATACACTTGACTCAGTTTATATTTTGAATAAAGATTTCTCATTAGTGTATAATGCAAGCACACAATCCCTTTTGATAGATTCTATTTACTTTGATAAAAATGAAGAAAATTTCTATTTTCGTATACCTGTTACCAAAAATTTATTTCTGACTTATTCAAATCTTGGAATAGGTATTTCTTTTTATATAGAACTCCTGCGTGAAAACAACTAAAAATGGAGGAACAAAGATGTCAGAATTTTATTCTTCCCCTTTTGATGACGAAGATTACAAAGTATTTTTGAAAAAGTTGGTAACTCATTTCAATCTAGACCTCTCTGGGTACAAACAACACAGAGTAAGGCGTAGAACAGATATATTACTCAAAAAATACGGAATTAATTCGTATGGTGAATA contains:
- a CDS encoding YebC/PmpR family DNA-binding transcriptional regulator — translated: MSGHNKWANIKHRKGAQDAKRSQMFTKLIRELTIAAREGGGDPEANPRLRTAIENAKAANMPKDKIESAIKKGTGELEGEELTEIMYEAYGPGGVALLISVVTDNKNRTAQEVRHVLSKWGGSLAESGSVSWNFERKGLITIPKEEVEDIDELMLLAVEVGAEDLDETTDPLEIITAPENLTQVRNGLKEAGYTVSEKLTFLPKTTVKLSDEDAEKLLKLLNALDDMDDVQEVFGNYEIEDEVMERLAANM
- a CDS encoding transglycosylase domain-containing protein codes for the protein MFFIKSFIIGFFTGMAIFFALFFYIYDYYNNSTSIFLVDPRYNTYLFDNGEQILSTKYKYVKLDEIPPELIYFLLWTEDREFYEHNGINIKAMTRAALTNIKNFSIVQGGSTLTQQLAKTVYLTNERTIKRKIMDIMLSFFLERSYTKEEILEAYVNSVYLGNDISGFGAAAKRYYGKDLQSLSYEEMLVLIGIINGPEVYNPYKYPERAKNQGMIVLNSLPNNFIIEGKDILTGKIDKMVFYPQTYDERYLNLIYRIKAEEENIGLKGGGYTIKTTFNKNLFDSVTVNSSTSAIVINNKTGEILSFWGGEYDVFYSQQQVGSAIKPFYYLLALENGYDKDTTLPDQPMKFGDWAPENFDKTYRGTVTLEEALVDSINIPSIYLASHIDISPQRSIETIKNFLSNIVGVQGKYPNDLTLALGTLETSPYEFTKAYSIFPNYGLIPSPYIITEVYDKKGNLIYKRHPNIERKIEDISNDSYAAMNTLMRKVVLEGTGQRANVLDLDLHGKTGTSDLSAWFVGYTGSEVLTSMVKGEDLLSSYTAVPLAREIATSLLYYGQSEEVYVYLSLKSIQESISFFESPIDFVSTGGNVVGYLNSVKLDYPFKELEKNINSALREIQYLYPDVMKEIEQWKKENLMDFFQDPFSFIQNGYDLESYLNSITIDKDTQEKLMEIYNQIKYIYPDQSKIIEKILE